Proteins from a single region of Anaerolineae bacterium:
- a CDS encoding ABC transporter permease, translating into MRGLTKEYVIRRIGMFFLTVWLGATLIFIIPRLAPGDPVAAMVTRLMAQSGYVANSAEIIEAWRARFGLDAPILIQYLRFLRNSIMFDLGYSLSQFPVEVEEMVARALPWTIGLLAIATIISFIAGNTIGALLAWRRTPALVKSLLPLTLTFTSVPFFMLAILLIYIFGFGLKWFPIGGGYDTRTVTIGLNWPFIKSVIYHGTLPAFAIVIASMGFWALGMRGMMITNEGEDYMILAQAKGLRPGRIFWRYAVRNAVLPQVTALALSLGGIVGGSVLVEYLFSYPGMGYLLYQGIVNNDFTVIQGIVFILILSTATAVLIIDLIYPMIDPRITYQKK; encoded by the coding sequence ATGCGTGGCTTAACGAAAGAGTATGTGATTCGGCGTATTGGCATGTTCTTCCTGACCGTCTGGCTGGGCGCCACTTTGATCTTCATTATCCCACGTCTGGCGCCTGGCGATCCGGTGGCGGCCATGGTGACCCGCCTGATGGCTCAATCCGGCTACGTTGCGAATAGCGCAGAGATCATCGAAGCTTGGCGGGCGCGCTTCGGTCTAGACGCGCCGATCTTGATCCAGTATCTTCGGTTCCTGCGCAATTCCATCATGTTCGATCTCGGCTATTCGTTGTCGCAGTTCCCGGTGGAGGTGGAGGAGATGGTGGCGAGGGCCCTCCCCTGGACTATTGGACTGCTCGCCATCGCGACGATCATCTCGTTCATCGCCGGCAATACCATCGGGGCTTTGCTGGCCTGGCGCCGCACGCCGGCGCTGGTGAAAAGTCTCCTGCCGTTGACCCTGACCTTTACCTCGGTCCCCTTCTTCATGTTGGCCATCCTGCTCATCTATATCTTCGGATTCGGCCTGAAGTGGTTCCCTATCGGCGGGGGATATGACACGCGTACGGTGACGATTGGGCTCAACTGGCCATTCATCAAGAGCGTGATCTATCACGGCACGTTGCCGGCATTTGCCATCGTGATCGCCTCCATGGGCTTTTGGGCCCTGGGCATGCGCGGTATGATGATTACCAACGAAGGCGAGGATTACATGATCCTGGCCCAGGCCAAGGGGCTGCGTCCTGGCCGCATCTTCTGGCGGTATGCGGTACGGAACGCCGTCCTCCCTCAGGTCACTGCCTTGGCGCTGAGCTTAGGTGGTATCGTCGGTGGCTCCGTGTTGGTGGAATATCTGTTCTCCTATCCGGGCATGGGCTATCTGCTCTATCAGGGGATCGTCAACAACGATTTCACCGTCATCCAGGGGATCGTGTTCATCCTGATCCTGAGCACTGCCACCGCTGTTTTGATTATTGATCTGATCTATCCGATGATTGATCCGCGAATTACGTATCAGAAGAAGTGA
- a CDS encoding ABC transporter ATP-binding protein, whose product MVTQEVAWKVTEEDRWPEPDTVLDVRNLRVHYATPLGDVIAVNGVYFKVYRGETLGLVGESGCGKTTAAMAILRLVQPPGRIVEGQVLLNGVDMVALNERELRQMRWRQAALIPQGAMNSLNPVMQIKDQIADGIEAHEGKQPPKVLKERILELLAMVGLPSRVYHMYPHELSGGMKQRVCIAMAIALNPPLIIADEPTSALDVVVQRVVAQTMLDVKRRLNVSMILIGHDMGLQAQLVDRIAVMYAGNIVEISPVEAAFAEPLHPYTKLLISSIPSIKERKPLLVTEGLTHDLRNPPPGCVFHLRCPYVMDRCRKEVPQLKELAPGLQVACHLY is encoded by the coding sequence ATGGTAACGCAAGAGGTGGCTTGGAAAGTAACTGAGGAAGACCGCTGGCCTGAGCCTGACACGGTCTTAGATGTCAGAAATCTGCGCGTCCACTACGCCACCCCCCTGGGCGATGTGATCGCTGTGAATGGAGTATACTTCAAGGTGTACCGTGGTGAGACCCTGGGCCTGGTTGGCGAGTCGGGATGCGGCAAGACCACGGCGGCGATGGCGATCCTGCGGCTGGTGCAGCCGCCAGGGCGCATTGTAGAGGGCCAGGTACTGCTCAACGGGGTGGATATGGTGGCCCTGAATGAGCGGGAGCTGCGTCAGATGCGCTGGCGGCAGGCGGCTTTGATCCCGCAAGGAGCGATGAACTCTCTTAACCCCGTCATGCAGATCAAGGACCAGATCGCCGACGGCATCGAGGCGCACGAGGGCAAACAGCCACCCAAGGTGCTGAAGGAGCGCATCCTCGAGCTGCTGGCGATGGTGGGGCTCCCCAGCCGTGTGTATCATATGTATCCCCACGAGCTGAGCGGCGGCATGAAACAGCGGGTGTGCATCGCCATGGCGATCGCGCTCAACCCGCCGCTGATCATTGCCGACGAGCCTACTAGCGCGCTTGACGTGGTCGTTCAGCGCGTGGTAGCTCAGACCATGCTGGATGTGAAGCGGCGCCTCAATGTCTCCATGATCCTGATCGGCCATGATATGGGGCTGCAAGCGCAGTTGGTGGACCGCATTGCGGTGATGTACGCCGGCAACATTGTGGAGATCTCGCCCGTGGAAGCGGCCTTTGCGGAGCCGCTGCACCCGTACACGAAGCTGCTCATCTCGTCTATCCCGTCCATCAAGGAGCGTAAGCCTCTTTTGGTAACTGAAGGTCTGACGCACGACCTGCGCAACCCGCCGCCCGGCTGCGTCTTTCACCTGCGTTGCCCATATGTGATGGACCGCTGCCGTAAGGAGGTGCCGCAGTTAAAGGAGTTGGCGCCCGGGCTTCAGGTGGCTTGTCATCTGTACTGA
- a CDS encoding pentapeptide repeat-containing protein, whose amino-acid sequence MESSNVKPLTLSSLVRRLSFPVLRLMREFLRLIALLVIPLAILTAAVALALYGRHVFASCPPRCKEADLQNADLRQANLRGADLREANLSAANLEGANLQEANLFFAELRGASLKGARLQRAHLRGALLLKADLSQADLRQADLRAARLREADLSRADLRGADLAYAGLERANLRGARLDETTILDARWRLVWELVNEGGRERDLRAVDLRGADLRGVDLQRADLRQADLSDADLAGADLTGADLRGANLLKTVLDDQTRMDAKWRLVWQILNEIAADRELAGADLSEAYLHHAYLRRAELTGANLSGAWLVEADLSGADLSRADLRRADLTQASLHLAILEGTDLRGANLSGADLNGANLRQAVLDEATVISEKWRLAWEILNRGGVGRDLRGARLSWTYLAGADLRRANLEKAELRDANLEGANLEGAILVRADLRGANLRGANLRRADLTQADLTGAALEGADLEGAILLDR is encoded by the coding sequence GTGGAAAGCTCGAACGTCAAACCCTTAACGCTTTCGTCGCTAGTTCGTCGTCTGTCGTTCCCAGTCCTTCGTCTGATGCGTGAATTCCTTCGCCTGATCGCCCTTCTGGTAATCCCTTTAGCGATCCTCACCGCGGCAGTTGCGCTGGCGCTGTATGGGCGGCATGTGTTCGCTTCTTGCCCACCGCGCTGTAAGGAGGCCGATTTGCAAAACGCTGACCTGCGTCAGGCCAATCTGCGAGGCGCCGATCTCCGAGAGGCCAACCTGAGCGCGGCAAACCTGGAGGGCGCTAACCTCCAAGAGGCTAATCTCTTTTTCGCAGAGCTCCGCGGCGCGAGCCTGAAAGGCGCCCGTTTACAGCGCGCCCACCTGCGCGGCGCGCTGCTGCTCAAAGCCGATCTCAGCCAGGCGGACCTGCGCCAGGCGGATTTGCGGGCGGCGCGCCTGCGGGAAGCCGATTTGTCCCGAGCGGATCTGCGGGGGGCCGATCTGGCTTATGCTGGGCTAGAGCGGGCCAACCTGCGCGGCGCGCGGCTGGACGAGACGACGATCCTCGACGCCAGATGGCGACTCGTCTGGGAGCTTGTGAACGAGGGAGGGCGCGAGCGCGACCTTAGAGCGGTCGATCTGCGCGGCGCTGATCTGCGCGGGGTGGATCTGCAACGAGCAGACTTGCGTCAGGCCGATTTGAGCGACGCCGATCTGGCCGGCGCGGACCTGACTGGCGCCGATCTGCGTGGCGCGAACCTGCTCAAGACGGTCCTGGACGATCAGACCAGGATGGATGCAAAATGGCGGTTGGTATGGCAGATCCTCAACGAGATCGCGGCCGATCGAGAGCTAGCCGGGGCCGATCTGAGTGAGGCCTATCTGCATCACGCCTACCTGCGCCGGGCAGAGCTAACCGGAGCGAACCTGAGCGGAGCCTGGCTGGTAGAGGCTGATCTGAGTGGGGCGGACTTATCCAGGGCTGATCTGCGCCGGGCCGATCTGACGCAAGCTAGCTTGCATTTGGCCATCTTGGAAGGGACTGATCTGCGTGGGGCCAACTTGAGCGGGGCAGATCTGAACGGGGCTAACCTGCGCCAGGCGGTGTTAGACGAGGCGACGGTGATCTCCGAGAAGTGGCGACTGGCCTGGGAGATCCTCAACCGGGGTGGAGTTGGCCGGGATCTGCGCGGAGCCCGTTTGAGCTGGACCTATCTGGCCGGTGCCGATCTGCGTAGGGCTAATTTGGAAAAAGCTGAGCTGCGCGATGCGAATTTGGAGGGCGCGAACCTAGAGGGGGCCATCCTGGTGCGAGCCGATCTCAGGGGGGCCAATCTACGTGGTGCCAATTTGCGCCGAGCCGACCTGACCCAGGCGGACCTCACCGGCGCGGCGCTGGAAGGGGCTGACTTAGAGGGAGCGATTTTGCTAGACCGATGA
- a CDS encoding ABC transporter ATP-binding protein, protein MSTPLLEIRNVTKIYGGGLLRSGDQVVALQDFNLALAEKPATITTIAGESGSGKTTLANLILGFISPTSGQILYKGRDIATMNKQEQLEYRREVQAVFQDPYEVYNPFYRVKHVFDLVINRFKLARTKQEARELIEEALRVVGMRGEEVLEKYPHQLSGGQRQRMMVARAFLLKPRLIVADEPVSMVDASLRAMILDIMLRMRDEYNISFLYITHDLSTAYQIGDQIYILYQGSIAERGETTQVIENPKHPYVQLLIDSIPVPDPTQRWNTNLVLPSEEELRSKVNTGCRFYPRCPHRMDRCLVKQPPLYPVDGDRHEAACYLYE, encoded by the coding sequence ATGTCAACCCCCTTGTTGGAAATCCGTAATGTGACCAAAATTTACGGCGGCGGCCTCTTACGCTCCGGAGATCAGGTCGTCGCTTTGCAGGACTTCAATCTGGCGCTGGCGGAGAAGCCGGCCACGATCACGACTATCGCCGGTGAGAGCGGCAGCGGGAAGACGACCCTGGCCAACCTCATCCTGGGATTTATCAGCCCTACCTCCGGGCAGATCCTTTACAAGGGGCGTGACATCGCCACCATGAATAAGCAGGAGCAACTCGAGTATCGCCGGGAGGTGCAGGCCGTTTTCCAGGACCCTTACGAGGTCTATAACCCCTTCTACCGGGTGAAACATGTCTTCGACCTGGTTATCAATCGCTTTAAATTGGCTCGCACCAAGCAGGAGGCTCGTGAGCTAATTGAGGAGGCGCTGAGAGTCGTGGGCATGCGGGGCGAGGAAGTCCTCGAGAAGTACCCCCACCAGCTCAGCGGCGGCCAGCGCCAGCGCATGATGGTGGCGCGGGCTTTCCTGCTTAAGCCTCGCTTGATCGTGGCCGACGAACCGGTCTCTATGGTGGACGCGTCTTTGCGCGCCATGATCTTGGACATCATGCTGCGCATGCGGGACGAGTACAACATCTCGTTCCTCTACATCACACACGATCTCAGCACCGCTTACCAGATCGGCGACCAGATCTACATCCTATATCAGGGGTCCATTGCCGAACGGGGTGAGACTACTCAGGTGATCGAGAACCCCAAGCATCCTTATGTGCAACTGCTGATTGATTCGATCCCGGTGCCCGATCCCACCCAGAGATGGAATACGAACCTGGTTTTGCCCTCCGAGGAAGAGCTGCGCAGCAAGGTGAACACCGGGTGTCGGTTCTACCCGCGCTGTCCTCATCGGATGGACCGCTGTTTGGTCAAGCAGCCGCCCCTTTATCCGGTGGACGGCGACCGTCATGAGGCGGCGTGCTACCTCTACGAATAA
- a CDS encoding ABC transporter substrate-binding protein translates to MSELNRKKLSRRDFLRASATLAGASLLAACAPVTPAPAAPPAAEVKPVEATPTISPAEEERRKTVIFDIDGGRVISPDLWNFYVPGSRLDHGYHQAVLEPLFILNYETGEIEPWLGESMTSNETMDVWTLKLRQGVAWSDGHPFTADDVVFTIQMLIDHAPELNWSAGIKDWVAKVEKIDDLTVQFTLTRPNPRFQLDNFSVRIWGGPSIVPKHIWEGQDPLTFKFYDPEKGWPVGTGPYKLVSISETEFIYVRDNNWWGAKTGWKPLPKPEKLIWTWAGPEEKRTALMANRQLDSLMDITLGALQALKQQNPNVITWFDELPYAWVPDPCSRTFEFNCAIEPWNDPEMRWAINYAIDRDQIVAIAYEGTTFKSKHFFPAYKPLNRYVELLEKAGLYEKYPLWKHDPALAKQIIESKGWKLGSDGYYYKDGKQLAMLITTHEAFIEKQRIAQVIVEQLQAIGINATNRNEAGATWGDNFAFGNFEARMGWQTCGSVNEPWASMDTFNVKWLTPIGERSSYNNWRWSGPAAEEYSKLVDEIGSLPLGDPKIDELFVKAMELWLKELPVIPITQARKIIPFDTTYWTNWPTAKNNYMHPPTWWQSTHKIIHSLQPAQG, encoded by the coding sequence ATGTCTGAGCTCAACAGGAAGAAGCTTTCACGCCGTGATTTCTTGCGAGCCAGTGCCACTCTTGCTGGTGCCTCTCTGTTGGCTGCTTGTGCGCCTGTTACGCCGGCACCGGCAGCGCCCCCGGCTGCAGAGGTGAAGCCGGTGGAGGCTACGCCGACGATCTCCCCTGCCGAGGAGGAACGCCGCAAGACCGTCATCTTCGACATCGATGGCGGGCGCGTGATCTCACCGGATCTGTGGAACTTCTATGTGCCCGGCAGCCGCCTTGATCACGGCTATCACCAGGCGGTCCTGGAGCCCCTCTTTATCCTCAACTACGAGACAGGTGAGATCGAGCCGTGGCTGGGCGAGAGCATGACCTCCAACGAGACGATGGACGTCTGGACGCTCAAGCTGCGCCAGGGTGTGGCTTGGAGTGACGGCCATCCCTTCACCGCTGACGATGTAGTGTTCACCATCCAGATGTTGATAGACCATGCCCCAGAGCTCAACTGGTCCGCGGGTATCAAGGACTGGGTGGCGAAAGTTGAGAAGATTGATGATCTAACGGTTCAGTTCACTCTGACTCGTCCCAACCCGCGCTTCCAGTTGGACAACTTCTCGGTACGCATCTGGGGCGGCCCCAGCATCGTGCCCAAGCATATCTGGGAAGGGCAGGATCCCCTCACCTTCAAGTTCTACGACCCGGAGAAGGGGTGGCCAGTGGGCACAGGCCCGTACAAATTGGTCAGCATTAGCGAGACCGAGTTTATCTATGTGCGAGACAACAACTGGTGGGGGGCTAAGACCGGCTGGAAGCCGCTGCCCAAGCCGGAGAAGTTGATCTGGACCTGGGCCGGCCCTGAGGAGAAGCGGACAGCTCTCATGGCCAACCGTCAGTTGGACAGCCTGATGGACATCACCCTGGGCGCCCTGCAAGCCCTCAAGCAACAAAACCCCAACGTCATCACCTGGTTTGACGAGCTGCCCTACGCCTGGGTGCCCGATCCCTGCTCCCGCACCTTTGAGTTCAACTGCGCCATCGAGCCTTGGAACGATCCGGAGATGCGCTGGGCCATTAACTACGCCATTGACCGGGATCAGATCGTGGCCATCGCCTACGAGGGCACTACATTCAAGTCCAAGCACTTCTTCCCAGCTTACAAGCCGCTCAACCGCTATGTGGAGCTGCTGGAGAAGGCTGGGCTGTACGAGAAGTACCCGCTATGGAAGCACGATCCCGCCTTGGCGAAGCAGATCATCGAGTCCAAGGGGTGGAAGCTGGGCAGCGATGGTTACTACTACAAGGATGGCAAGCAGTTGGCTATGCTCATCACCACCCACGAGGCTTTCATCGAAAAGCAGCGCATCGCCCAGGTGATCGTGGAGCAGCTCCAGGCCATCGGCATCAACGCCACCAACCGCAACGAGGCCGGGGCCACTTGGGGCGACAACTTCGCCTTCGGCAATTTCGAGGCCCGCATGGGGTGGCAGACCTGCGGCTCCGTCAATGAGCCGTGGGCCTCGATGGACACCTTCAACGTCAAATGGCTCACGCCCATTGGCGAGCGCAGCAGCTACAATAACTGGCGATGGTCTGGGCCCGCAGCCGAGGAGTACAGCAAGCTGGTGGACGAGATCGGCTCTCTACCGCTGGGCGATCCCAAGATTGACGAGCTGTTCGTCAAGGCTATGGAGCTCTGGTTGAAGGAGCTGCCCGTCATCCCGATCACCCAGGCGCGCAAGATCATCCCCTTCGACACCACCTATTGGACCAACTGGCCGACCGCCAAGAACAACTACATGCATCCGCCCACGTGGTGGCAGAGCACCCACAAGATCATCCACAGCCTGCAGCCGGCTCAAGGATAA
- a CDS encoding ABC transporter permease, whose product MTTLATARPTAQKAIRINRWDSPWLNPKFITGSVMVLSVVLMGLLGPLFWDVKLARVGSSPLNLPPIWAPNPNFPPPSPEHPLGTESNGRDMLAVIITGAPRSLQVGLIAAGVGMLVGILLGFTAGFMGGWVDSVIRTVADSVITIPSLAILIVISAYVRQLDISSMALILGLFAWAGPTRLIRAQVLTLRERGYVRMARLSGLSTFDIMFKEMLPNMLPYLASSFAGNVSGAILAATSLEALGLGPTRIPTLGMTIFYAIRAAAIIRGMWWWWGFPILVLIIIFSGLFLIATGLDEIANPRLRGVKTT is encoded by the coding sequence ATGACCACACTCGCAACTGCTCGACCAACTGCACAAAAAGCTATCCGCATTAACCGCTGGGATTCGCCCTGGCTGAACCCGAAGTTCATCACTGGCTCCGTGATGGTGCTGTCCGTGGTGCTAATGGGCTTACTAGGCCCCCTGTTTTGGGACGTGAAGCTGGCGCGTGTTGGATCGTCCCCTCTTAACTTGCCGCCGATCTGGGCTCCCAACCCGAACTTCCCCCCACCCAGTCCTGAGCATCCGCTAGGAACTGAAAGCAACGGCCGCGATATGTTAGCGGTGATCATCACCGGCGCGCCCCGCTCCTTGCAGGTGGGCCTCATCGCGGCCGGTGTAGGCATGCTCGTGGGCATTTTGCTGGGGTTCACGGCCGGCTTCATGGGAGGATGGGTGGACAGCGTGATCCGCACCGTGGCCGACTCTGTGATCACTATCCCCTCGTTAGCCATCTTAATCGTGATCTCTGCGTACGTGCGCCAGCTCGACATCAGCAGCATGGCCTTGATCCTTGGGCTGTTCGCCTGGGCGGGGCCGACGCGGTTGATCCGCGCCCAGGTGCTCACCCTACGTGAGCGCGGCTACGTGCGCATGGCGCGGCTCTCGGGCCTCTCCACATTCGACATCATGTTCAAGGAAATGCTGCCGAATATGTTGCCCTATCTCGCCTCTAGCTTCGCCGGAAATGTCTCCGGGGCCATCTTGGCTGCCACCAGCCTGGAGGCGCTGGGCCTGGGTCCGACTCGCATCCCCACGCTTGGCATGACCATCTTCTACGCCATCCGCGCCGCCGCGATCATCCGCGGCATGTGGTGGTGGTGGGGCTTCCCGATCCTGGTGCTCATCATCATCTTCTCCGGTCTCTTCCTCATCGCGACCGGCCTAGATGAGATCGCCAATCCCCGGCTGAGAGGAGTTAAAACGACATAA
- a CDS encoding LacI family transcriptional regulator, which translates to MPTIKDVAQRAGVSPTTVSYVLNKSRFVSPETEARVRQAIQDLNYQPDHVARSLRAKRTMTVGMLVSDIANPFYADVVRGAQDVLSDKDYSLILCNTDEAPDRELATLQVLIQKKVDGLIVVATGANVEPLREASNAGVSIVLVDRQLPGNWLDTVLVDDERGAYEAVRHLLELGHRRIGAIVGRIGISTTDNRRRGYEAALRDFGVTVDPTLVQTGHSTIQGGIVAARVLLDREPRPTAIFAGNNLMTVGVFLALKERGLRCPEDIAVVGFDDMVWLAAFTPGLTTVAQPSYELGKRAAELLLDRLTGHQPESPRIIVLPTRLVIRESCGHHLHRVLVG; encoded by the coding sequence ATGCCGACCATTAAGGATGTCGCACAGCGCGCTGGCGTATCACCCACAACCGTCTCATATGTGCTGAACAAGAGCCGTTTCGTCAGCCCTGAGACCGAGGCTCGTGTTCGACAGGCCATCCAGGATCTCAATTACCAACCTGATCATGTCGCTCGCAGCCTGCGCGCCAAGCGCACTATGACGGTGGGTATGCTCGTCTCCGACATCGCGAACCCTTTCTATGCCGATGTCGTGCGGGGCGCCCAGGATGTGCTGAGCGACAAGGATTATAGCCTGATCTTGTGCAACACCGATGAAGCGCCTGATCGAGAGTTAGCCACGCTGCAGGTGCTCATCCAGAAGAAAGTGGATGGCCTGATCGTGGTCGCCACAGGCGCCAACGTCGAGCCGCTGCGCGAGGCCAGTAACGCGGGCGTGTCCATTGTGCTGGTGGATCGGCAATTGCCTGGCAACTGGCTGGATACGGTGCTGGTGGACGACGAGCGGGGCGCTTATGAGGCTGTTCGGCATCTGTTGGAACTCGGGCATCGCCGGATCGGGGCGATCGTGGGGCGGATCGGCATCAGTACCACTGACAACCGCCGTCGAGGCTACGAGGCGGCCCTGCGTGATTTTGGCGTGACGGTGGATCCGACCTTGGTTCAGACCGGCCACTCCACGATCCAAGGGGGGATCGTCGCCGCCCGTGTCCTGCTGGATCGCGAGCCACGTCCAACGGCCATCTTCGCCGGCAACAACTTGATGACGGTAGGGGTATTTCTGGCCCTTAAAGAGCGAGGCCTGCGATGTCCGGAGGACATCGCCGTCGTCGGGTTTGATGACATGGTATGGCTAGCTGCCTTCACCCCAGGGTTAACGACGGTCGCCCAGCCAAGTTATGAGCTGGGCAAGCGAGCGGCCGAGCTATTGCTGGATCGGCTGACCGGCCACCAGCCGGAGAGCCCGCGCATTATCGTCCTGCCGACCAGACTGGTCATCCGTGAGTCATGTGGACATCACCTGCATCGGGTTCTCGTCGGATGA